DNA from Spirochaetota bacterium:
GAAGCAGGTAGAGCGCCTTTTCATCCCTAAGCCTTATGTATTCCGCGTTCCGCACCAGCTCCCGAATCTGCTCGGCAAGCATCTTGAATTCCGGAAGCTTGAACAGCTCAAAGAGGGGACCCCGCTCATCGGGATACTTTTCAACATCGTAGCGTCCGTCGATTCCGGCCAGGTGCCGTGCGTATTCGACCGCTGTTATTATGCCCCCGGCCTCATCGGCAAGGGCCCTGTCAAGGGCCTGGGACCCGGAAAAGACCCTCCCCTCGGCCACCCGGGCAATGTCTGCGGCGCTTATTTTCCGCGCTTCCATGACCTTGCCGGTGAAGCGGTCATAGGTGAAATCGATCCCCTTCTGGAACAATTTCAGCTCTTTATCGGTCAACCGGCGCGATTCCGAGAAAATGTCCGCGAATTCGCTCATCTTGATGACATCCTTGGTGATCCCGATCTTTTTGTACAGCTCCTCCAGGGTCAGCTTGCCAAACACGACTCCGATGGACCCGGTCGTCGTGCCGGGATTGGAAAAAATCCTGTCGCCGGTGCAGGCCACGTAATACCCCCCCGAAGCGGCGATATTCCCGAAGGAAAACACCACCGGCTTCCGGTATTTTTTCTTCAGCCTTGCCAGGGCGTTCCACATGAGGTCCGATGCCGCTGCCGACCCGCCTCCCGAATTGACGCGTATGACCACGGCCGCCGTTACCGGGTCCCGGAAAGCCTCATCAAGCGCCTTCCGGTACGTCTCGTCGCCGATGGACCTGAACCATCCCGTATCAAAGGAGGCGCCGCCCACGATGGAGCCCTCAACGACGACAACGGCGATCTTCGGTGTCATGCCCCACCGGTGGTCAACCCGTGCCATGGCCATGTACGATGATATCGTCACCGTTGAAGCGCCGCCGCCTATCTCTTCAAGGGCATCGTCGGCATACCCGATGGAATCGACGAAGCGCCTTGTCACCGCCTCTGACGGATCAAGGGAGCCCCGGCTGAAGATGTCATCGACAACCTCCCTCGAAATCCCGCGGTCCGTCATGATGTCGGCCAGGTACTGCCGGTTAAGCTCCTCCAGGAGGGAGGTGATATTCTCGCGGAACGCGTCGGACATGTGCTCCCGAGTGAAGGCCTCGTTAAAGGACTTGTACGTGCCGCGCTTGATCGATTCGTACTGCACCCCCACCTTGTCCATCAATCCCTTGAAGAAATAGACCTGGGCCTTGAGTCCCGTGATATAAAAGGGGCTGTTGGGCGTAAACCATATCCGGTCGGCGGCGGACGCGAGATAGTATTCCCTGTTCCCTGGGCCCGCCATGACGGCATACACCTTCTTGCCTCTTGAACGCGCCTTCTTCAGTCCACGGCGCAGCTCCTGAATCTGGCCGAAGCCGAAAGCGGCATTTTTGATATGCACGATGATGCCTTCGATCGAGACGTCGCCGCCGGCCCGGTCGATCGCGGCGACGAGATCGTAGAAAACCGCCGCTTCCTTCCCCCAGAAGCTCCGCTTCTCGATTTCACTCATGGCGCCGTCGATTACGATCTTCAGGAATCGGCCCTTTCCCGGAAGAACCAGGGCTGAATCGTTCGATGCCAGCGGTATGGAGAAACCGACGCTGTTACGGCCCGATGCCTCTCCGTTGTTCATGGAGCGGTAGTAATGCGGCGCGATGCCCGCTGACGGATAGGTACGGAAATAGAGAGGAAAGGACACACCGAATAAAAAATCAAGGTTCCGGTCTCCGGTCACGAAGAGGGATATGTCATACCAGAGGCGCAGGTCCGCCGTAGCCCTGTAATTCAGATCAGAGGCCGAGCCTCCCTTCTCGTGCACGATATCCAGCGAAAGAGTGAGGCGTTCCCAGTAGGGCCTGATGGAAATCGAGTAGATCTGCCGCCACCTGATCCTGTTGCCGTTGACGATCCCCCATGCGTCATCCATGACGAATCCCAGGGAGACGTATTTCCAGGGCCGGAGAAGGAGGCCGACGTCAACACCCCGGTATCCCTTGAAGCATCGCACCGACGACCAGCTGAATGAATAGCTCAAACCGAAGCCGAAAATATTCCTGACCATGACGCCCTTGGTGAAGGAAAAATAGTCGGCCCCGGCATGGTCGAAGCATTTTCCCTTATTTATATAAATGTCCTGGAACCGCCCGTAGAGAAAGGTGAAGCCGTAGTACCCGGCCTGGATTAAGTGATCGCCGCTTTTTCTCCCGTCATAAAAGGAATACTGGTAGGCCAGAAGAGGCGTGGTCTTGAGATCGGCAAACACGGGATTAATGGTCTGGCCGAAGGGACCGGCACTGTGACTTGCTGATCCGCGCTCCTGTATCGTGAAGTGATTTTCCGCCGCGTCAAGGGTAGCCGCCGGAAGATGCATCGCCAGAAACAGAACGGAAAACAAACGCGTTATGGCAAATGCGGTTTTTTTCATCTCTTTTCCTGCAAATCCATAAGGAAAAACCATGAACTGCGGGTAGCGGACACGAGGAGCATGATCATTCCGGCCATGACCAGCGAGAGGCTCTGCGCGTCCAGGAAAAAGAGCACGTGGAGCGACGCGAAGATAATGGCGCTGAAAGCGATGGCCGGCAGTCCGTAACGCCGGAGAGCCGGCATATACTCTTTCATGAGCAGCCGCGAGATAAGGCCCCGCGCCGCAGCATACAGACCCGAGGCGCCGATGCAGGTGAGGGGAATGCCGATCCCGGCCGTGGACTGGTCCGGGATGAGGAAGGTTAGGGATACGCTGATGATCGACAGGAAGAGCCCGAAGGTCTGCCGCGAGTAGAACATCAGGTGGGCATTGTCCCGGTGCCGGATGATGGACCTGTTCAGGGATACCGATACAAACAGGAGTCCCAGAAGGGTTGCCGCGCATCCCATGATCGTGGCATAGAATACCTGCCATTGGCCCACCTGCCTGCTGAAATCGGTCATAATCCGGCCGCTCCTGTTGCCTTAATTTTTCAAAAATCAATTATTTTGAGCAATATGTCAACAGTAATACAGTGTACTCCGGGCCTTGATTTATGGGCGATCATGGAATGAACATTCTGATCGGACTGTTTCGATGATTATAGTGAGTGAACCAGCAATATCCCGTCCCTATCGATATCTGCCATAAAAAGGGCTGGACAGGACCCTCGATGTCAATACAATCCACATCAACAATCTTCATTATCGGATCATTCACGAAAAGGGGAGGCCCGTCATGGCGTTATTCGAAAAGGCGATACTTGCAATTATAAGCTTATCTGTTCTCTTTTTTTCAATGCCGCTCCGGGCAGCTGAAATGAAGGTCAAATACAGCACGGGAGAGAGCGTCATAGTGAGAAGCAAGGCCGACGAAAAGTCGAAACCGATTGAGAGGCTTTCAAAGGGAGAGGCGGTTCTTTTTCTGGGGGAAATCAGCGGCAACCGTTCCCGGATAACCATCAACAAAAAAGAGCATAACGAGCCGTGGATTAAAATCAGGACGGCAAAAACCGGTTCGCAGAATGAAGGATGGGTCTATTCCCCACTGCTGGCCGATAAACCCATTTTGACCAAACGATTCGCGGTGATCGCCTTCACCGACACGACCGAGGTCAGTGAGGACTGGAACTGGTTTTTCCATGATATAACGACGGCCTTTAAAGGTACGGATATCCACGTCATCCATGTAACGAAAGAATCGCATCTGGCCATCGGCCCGCCGGCCGCTCCCTTTGATATTATCGATTTAAGCGAATACCTGAAGAAGAACGGCAGCGGATACCTCTGTTATAAAAATGGAGAGATCAAATACGTTCCATACGATACGAGCGATCAAACGATCAGGATCGCAAAGGAATTCTTCGGCAGGCGCTGAACGCGCCCGTGACCGGGTGGAGTGGCAAAGAATCCGCCATGGTTTTACAAGCCGCTCCGGGACAGAAGTTTTGTGAAATCTTCTTTGATGATTTCAAATATTTCATCAACGCTGCACGTTCCATCTATTATAAGGAAGCGCTCATCGGCGATGGAAAGAAAATTATCCCGCACCTTTTGTAAAAATGATTCCTTCTCGAATATCTCCTTCCCCTCCCCTCTGCCCGTCACCCTCTGCATCGCCCTGTCGGGCGGGATATCCACGAAATAGACGCGGTCCGGTTCCGGGAAGCTCATTTTCCGGTTCTCGGCAATGATCGTCTCCGGCGCCAGGCCCGCCGCGCCCTGGTATGCCGCGTTGGAATAGTAGTACCGGTCCATGACGATGATCCTGTTTTCCTTCAGGGCCGGAATTATGTTTTTCTCCGCGTCATCCTGCCGGTCGAGGATGAAGAGCCTCATCTGCTCCGCCGCCGGCGCCATCTCCTTCTCCTTGAGCATGGTCCGTATCTTGCGCCCCCAGGGTCCGTCTGTGGGCTCCACGAGCTTTACCGCCGGAAGCCCCAGCGATAGGGCGTGTTTAAAGAGGAGATCGCACTGCGTGGATTTTCCCGATCCGTCGATCCCCTCGAAGACAATAAAGAGAGGACGATTCATGAAGACGCACCCCCGCGGTCGTTCCGCAGAGCCGGCATGACGCGCTCGACAAAGATCATGGCCGCTGAAACGGCGGCTATATTCAACCCGAGGAACCCCGCCAGGGGGATGAAGGTCATCAGGAACACAGAGGCCCCCACACCGGCGACGGTCCTCCTGAAACGCCAGGCCACGGTCATCTTTTCACGGAACCGATACCGCCGTCGCTCCAGGGGAAAGTCGAAGAACTGGAAGCCGATAAAAAACGACGTGGCCAGGAAGCCCGTGACCGAATAGAGAACGCTCCCCGCGGCCGGAATCAGGTTCAGGAAAAGGAGCAGAAGCTGGACCAGGATGATCAGGCCCAGGAGCTTGATCACGTTGCCGACCACGCGGAACACGTCCTTGATGGCCGCGGCGAAGGAAAGCTTTTCATCGAACATGGAGCCGGTCAAGGTCTCCTCCACCTTCCGGGAAAGGAAATCGTTGAAGGGCGCGGTAATGACGCTTCCCAGAATGGAATATAGAAGAACGATCAGGATGGCCAGCGCCAGAAACAGCAGCGGGGCCAGGATAAATTCGATGGCCCTGTTGTACCAGGCGGAGCCGGAAACCAGACCCAGCAGCGGATCATAAACCGTTGTAAAAATGAAGAAGACCGTCGATGACAGGATGATGATGTTCAGCAGAAAGGGAATCACGAAATATTTCGCCATTCCCCTGTTCGATCGGACGAAGCGCAGGGCCCGCGGCGCCGCGGCCAGGCCGCGGAAGAACGAATCGTCCGCCCGCGCGTTTTCCCTGAAGAGCCCCGGTGCAGTGGTTTTCCCGCCCATGATCATTCCTCCGGCATCGCCGTCTCTTTCCAGGCCGCCCGCCTGAGCCGGTCCATGATGGCGAGCCCCAGGCCGTTCTCCGGAACGGCCTCAGCCATGATGACCCGGACATTCATCCGGTCGAGACGGTGGAGTGCGGAGAACAGGTTCGCCGCCGCTTCCTTCAGGTCTCCGTCGGTGGAAAGGATCTCTGTGCGGCCTGCCGGCACTTCAAAGGCCGGTTTCTTAAAGAGCAGGAATCCCGCGTCGCTGCGGGAAAAGTCGATCTGGCGGATCGATTCCGCAAGATAGACCGAGATCGACGGCGAATAGTGCGACGGCAGCTGTCCCGGCGCCTCGGGGCCCTGAGCAGCCAGGGCCCCCCGCTCCACCGGACCGATCACAGATTCAATCTCTTCAACGGGAACGCCGCCGGGACGGAGTATGACGCTCCGCTCCCCGTCGAGTTTTATGATCGTGGACTCAACGCCCACCGCGCAGTCCCCGCCGTCTATGATCATGTCCACACGGTCCCCCATCTGGTCCAGCACATGAGACGCCTTGGTTGGGCTGATATACCCGAAGCGGTTCGCGCTGGGCGCCGCGATGGGCGTACCGGACCCAATGATGAGGTCCCGCGCGATCAGGTGATCCGGCATCCGTATCGCCACGGTGTCGAGGCCGGCCGTGACGATGTCCGGCACCAGCCCGTGCTTGGGCAGCACCAGGGTGAGGGGCCCTGGCCAGAACCTGCCCGCGAGCCTCCCGGCGCGCCGGTCCATACCGGTCGTGAGCCGCTTCATCTGGGAAAGGTCGGCGATATGGACGATAAGGGGATCGAAGAGGGGCCGCCCCTTCGCCTCGAAAATGCGCGCCACCGCTAGGGGATTGAAGGCGTCCGCGCCGAGGCCATAGACCGTTTCCGTGGGAAAGGCAACGATTCCGCCAGACTTGATGATGCCCGCGGCCTTTCTCATCACCCTTCTTGAAGGATGGGATATCCCCATGGTCCCTTCGGCGGCCCCGGATAACCGGGATACCGCCCCCCTGGCCAGATCATACAGAGACGCGATCTTCATAATGACCGATCATTGCCGCACGGTTCGGGAAATTACAAGAAAAATCCTGCAGCATAGAAAAAATAAATAGGACTTTTCCTGGCCGTGATCGCCATTTTCATTTCCCTGACAGGCTGTCAGGTATCATCACAGCCGCCCCTAATACTTCTTGACAAAACCCTCAATTCCATTGAGGTACTATACCATAGCGGTAATTATGACGGTGGAAAAAAAATACCAGGACAAGCTCATCTCCCCCGAGGATCTCCGGGAGATCATCAAGCCGGGAAACAGGGTCTTCCTGAGCAGCGGCCCCGCCATGCCCGCACGGTCGGTGGAGGCCATCGTCGCGTCGGAGAGCTCCAACCTCCAGGACCTGGAGCTCATCCAGCTCATCACCCTCGGCGACTTGCTCACCGGGGAAGCTTGCTACGAACGGAAATACCGCCTCAAGACTTTCAACATCGGCGAGAGCATCAGCTGCGAGTTCAGCGAAGGGAACGTCGACTTCATCCCGGCCAACCTCATGGAGATACCCCTCCTCCTGAAAAGCGGAGCGGTGGGCATCGACGTGGCCATCGTCACCGCGTCGCCGCCGGACCGGAACGGCTTCATGAGCCTCGGCATCGCCGTGGACGTGTCCAACATCGCCGTGCAGAAGGCGCCGGTCGTGGTGGCCGAGATCAACCCCGCCATGCCCGTGACCTACGGCGAGACCATGATCCACCTCGACCAGGTGCACCATCTGGTCGAGAGCGACCGGCCCATACTGGAGCGGCCCTGGAAAAAATGGGATGACCAGCTCGACCGCATCGGCTGGCACATCGCCAACCTCATCGAGGACGGCTCCACCGTGTCGCTCCACGCGGGGCGCACCTACGACGCCATAGCCTCCCACCTGACGAGAAAGAGAAACCTGGGCATATACACCAACGTCATCTCCGACTGGGTCATGGAGCTGGTGGAGGCCGGCGTCATTCCCTACAACCGGAGCCGCTACCGGGGCGGCCAGGTGACCTCCAGCTACTGCTACGGCACCCGGGACCTCTACGATTACGTGGACCGCAATCCCATCTTCGAGTTCTACCCGATCGCGCGCCTGGTGCACCCTAACGTGACCCGGCGAATCCCCGGCCTGATCAGCATCATGAACGTCCAGCAGATAGACGTGTCCGGCGAATCGGTCATATTCTATCCCGGGGACAACCTCCTCTCCGGCTACGAAAGCAAGTTCATCTTCGCCATGGGGGCGGCCCTGGCCAGGCGGGGCAAGACCATCATCGCCGTCCGCTCCGTGGACCCGGAGGGGAGGAGCAACATCGTCATCTCCCACGACCGCAACCGCGAGCGGGTCCGGGCCACCCTGGGCTACGCACGCTACGTGGTGACCGAATACGGGGTCGCCAATCTCTTCGGCAAATCGATCCGCGAGCGGGTCCTCTCCCTCATCGACATAGCCCACCCGGATCACCGCGAAGGCCTGCTGGAGCAGGCCAAGCAGTTCGGCTACGTGTACAAGGACCAGATATACGTCATCAAGAACGCCAAGAACTATCCCGTGGAGCTCGAGACCGTCAAGTCCTTCAAGGACAGCCTGGAGGTGAAGTTCAGGCCGATCAAGCCCTCCGACGAGGACCTGATGCGGCGCCTCTTCTACCAGTTCTCCGACGAATCGAAATACCTCCGCTATTTCGCCCGCGTCCAGACCATGCCGCACCGGAAGATGCA
Protein-coding regions in this window:
- a CDS encoding threonylcarbamoyl-AMP synthase, with the translated sequence MGISHPSRRVMRKAAGIIKSGGIVAFPTETVYGLGADAFNPLAVARIFEAKGRPLFDPLIVHIADLSQMKRLTTGMDRRAGRLAGRFWPGPLTLVLPKHGLVPDIVTAGLDTVAIRMPDHLIARDLIIGSGTPIAAPSANRFGYISPTKASHVLDQMGDRVDMIIDGGDCAVGVESTIIKLDGERSVILRPGGVPVEEIESVIGPVERGALAAQGPEAPGQLPSHYSPSISVYLAESIRQIDFSRSDAGFLLFKKPAFEVPAGRTEILSTDGDLKEAAANLFSALHRLDRMNVRVIMAEAVPENGLGLAIMDRLRRAAWKETAMPEE
- a CDS encoding SH3 domain-containing protein, producing MALFEKAILAIISLSVLFFSMPLRAAEMKVKYSTGESVIVRSKADEKSKPIERLSKGEAVLFLGEISGNRSRITINKKEHNEPWIKIRTAKTGSQNEGWVYSPLLADKPILTKRFAVIAFTDTTEVSEDWNWFFHDITTAFKGTDIHVIHVTKESHLAIGPPAAPFDIIDLSEYLKKNGSGYLCYKNGEIKYVPYDTSDQTIRIAKEFFGRR
- the sppA gene encoding signal peptide peptidase SppA, which produces MKKTAFAITRLFSVLFLAMHLPAATLDAAENHFTIQERGSASHSAGPFGQTINPVFADLKTTPLLAYQYSFYDGRKSGDHLIQAGYYGFTFLYGRFQDIYINKGKCFDHAGADYFSFTKGVMVRNIFGFGLSYSFSWSSVRCFKGYRGVDVGLLLRPWKYVSLGFVMDDAWGIVNGNRIRWRQIYSISIRPYWERLTLSLDIVHEKGGSASDLNYRATADLRLWYDISLFVTGDRNLDFLFGVSFPLYFRTYPSAGIAPHYYRSMNNGEASGRNSVGFSIPLASNDSALVLPGKGRFLKIVIDGAMSEIEKRSFWGKEAAVFYDLVAAIDRAGGDVSIEGIIVHIKNAAFGFGQIQELRRGLKKARSRGKKVYAVMAGPGNREYYLASAADRIWFTPNSPFYITGLKAQVYFFKGLMDKVGVQYESIKRGTYKSFNEAFTREHMSDAFRENITSLLEELNRQYLADIMTDRGISREVVDDIFSRGSLDPSEAVTRRFVDSIGYADDALEEIGGGASTVTISSYMAMARVDHRWGMTPKIAVVVVEGSIVGGASFDTGWFRSIGDETYRKALDEAFRDPVTAAVVIRVNSGGGSAAASDLMWNALARLKKKYRKPVVFSFGNIAASGGYYVACTGDRIFSNPGTTTGSIGVVFGKLTLEELYKKIGITKDVIKMSEFADIFSESRRLTDKELKLFQKGIDFTYDRFTGKVMEARKISAADIARVAEGRVFSGSQALDRALADEAGGIITAVEYARHLAGIDGRYDVEKYPDERGPLFELFKLPEFKMLAEQIRELVRNAEYIRLRDEKALYLLPSRIEIH
- a CDS encoding GNAT family N-acetyltransferase; the encoded protein is MTVEKKYQDKLISPEDLREIIKPGNRVFLSSGPAMPARSVEAIVASESSNLQDLELIQLITLGDLLTGEACYERKYRLKTFNIGESISCEFSEGNVDFIPANLMEIPLLLKSGAVGIDVAIVTASPPDRNGFMSLGIAVDVSNIAVQKAPVVVAEINPAMPVTYGETMIHLDQVHHLVESDRPILERPWKKWDDQLDRIGWHIANLIEDGSTVSLHAGRTYDAIASHLTRKRNLGIYTNVISDWVMELVEAGVIPYNRSRYRGGQVTSSYCYGTRDLYDYVDRNPIFEFYPIARLVHPNVTRRIPGLISIMNVQQIDVSGESVIFYPGDNLLSGYESKFIFAMGAALARRGKTIIAVRSVDPEGRSNIVISHDRNRERVRATLGYARYVVTEYGVANLFGKSIRERVLSLIDIAHPDHREGLLEQAKQFGYVYKDQIYVIKNAKNYPVELETVKSFKDSLEVKFRPIKPSDEDLMRRLFYQFSDESKYLRYFARVQTMPHRKMQEYVNIDYVDTVSIVGIISRDRSEEIIAEARYSFYPREKIHELAFIVEDIFQGKGIATFMVDYLLKIGKERGLAALCATVLPENKKMLKVFDKSSVEHTAKYSDGVIVVTFKLQ
- a CDS encoding EI24 domain-containing protein, producing the protein MGGKTTAPGLFRENARADDSFFRGLAAAPRALRFVRSNRGMAKYFVIPFLLNIIILSSTVFFIFTTVYDPLLGLVSGSAWYNRAIEFILAPLLFLALAILIVLLYSILGSVITAPFNDFLSRKVEETLTGSMFDEKLSFAAAIKDVFRVVGNVIKLLGLIILVQLLLLFLNLIPAAGSVLYSVTGFLATSFFIGFQFFDFPLERRRYRFREKMTVAWRFRRTVAGVGASVFLMTFIPLAGFLGLNIAAVSAAMIFVERVMPALRNDRGGASS
- the tmk gene encoding dTMP kinase; this translates as MNRPLFIVFEGIDGSGKSTQCDLLFKHALSLGLPAVKLVEPTDGPWGRKIRTMLKEKEMAPAAEQMRLFILDRQDDAEKNIIPALKENRIIVMDRYYYSNAAYQGAAGLAPETIIAENRKMSFPEPDRVYFVDIPPDRAMQRVTGRGEGKEIFEKESFLQKVRDNFLSIADERFLIIDGTCSVDEIFEIIKEDFTKLLSRSGL